From Acipenser ruthenus chromosome 2, fAciRut3.2 maternal haplotype, whole genome shotgun sequence, a single genomic window includes:
- the LOC117409566 gene encoding perilipin-2-like isoform X1, which yields MDMVVVEPQQNVVARVANLPLVSSTYDMVSTVYCNTKENHPYIKSVCEVAEKSVKTITSVALTSAMPIIQKLEPQIAIANSFACRSLDKIEEKLPILHQPSEKIVAHAKDAVTGAKDAVTTTVTGAKETVSFTITGVVDKTKGAVQESVEMTKAVVSGSVNTVMGSRVVKMVSTGVDTALSKSESLVDMYLPLTEEELATEAKNIDGFEVAANKPSYYIRLGSVSTKLRKRAYHQALAKVRDAKQRSQEAISELHHTVDLIEYARQNMDSANQKFHNAQDKLQQSWLEWRKKTGCSDEVQNAEHIESRTLAITRGLTHQLQTTCLTLVSSIQGLPQNIQDQANSLASSATDVYQNFSSVSSFREVSDTVLASSKGQLAKMKDSLDGVMDYLVNNTPLNWLVPDFTITDLSSEPDDYPYAVEYDGVQNDNYSRANGPTSAAYVE from the exons ATGGACATGGTGGTAGTTGAACCGCAACAG AATGTTGTAGCCAGGGTGGCCAACCTTCCTCTGGTGAGCTCAACCTATGACATGGTCTCCACTGTGTACTGCAACACCAAGGAGAACCACCCCTATATAAAGTCGGTGTGCGAGGTGGCAGAGAAAAGTGTGAAGACCATCACTTCAGTGGCCCTAACCAGCGCCATGCCCATCATCCAAAAGCTGGAGCCCCAAA TTGCAATTGCAAACTCGTTTGCCTGCAGAAGTCTGGATAAGATAGAAGAGAAATTGCCAATTCTTCACCAGCCCTCTGAAAAG ATTGTTGCTCATGCCAAAGATGCCGTGACTGGTGCAAAAGATGCAGTGACAACAACCGTGACTGGCGCCAAGGAGACGGTGTCTTTCACTATCACCGGGGTGGTAGATAAGACCAAAGGAGCCGTTCAAGAGAGTGTGGAGATGACCAAGGCGGTTGTGAGCGGCAGTGTGAATACTGTTATGGGCAGCCGTGTAGTGAAGATGGTGAGCACTGGAGTTGACACGGCGCTGAGCAAGTCTGAGTCCCTGGTGGATATGTATCTCCCCCTGACTGAGGAAGAACTGG CTACGGAGGCCAAAAATATAGATGGGTTTGAAGTTGCAGCCAATAAGCCAAGCTATTATATAAGGTTGGGATCGGTTTCAACCAAGCTACGCAAGCGGGCTTACCATCAGGCCCTTGCCAAAGTACGGGATGCAAAGCAGCGGAGTCAGGAGGCCATTTCGGAGCTTCACCACACTGTGGATTTG ATTGAATATGCAAGACAAAACATGGACAGTGCCAATCAGAAGTTTCACAATGCCCAGGATAAGCTGCAGCAGTCTTGGCTGGAATGGAGGAAAAAGACAGGATGCAGTGACGAGGTTCAAAATGCTGAG CACATTGAATCTCGCACTCTTGCCATAACCCGTGGACTCACACACCAGCTCCAGACGACTTGCCTTACCCTAGTCTCCAGCATCCAGGGCTTGCCTCAGAACATCCAGGACCAGGCTAACTCCCTCGCAAGCTCTGCAACCGATGTCTACCAGAACTTCAGCTCCGTCTCTTCATTCCGCGAGGTCTCTGACACAGTCCTCGCCAGCAGCAAAGGGCAACTTGCCAAAATGAAGGATTCTCTGGATGGTGTGATGGATTACCTGGTCAACAACACCCCTCTCAACTGGCTG GTACCAGATTTCACCATCACAGACCTTTCCTCTGAGCCTGATGACTATCCGTACGCGGTGGAGTATGATGGTGTCCAAAACGACAACTACTCCAGAGCAAACGGCCCCACGTCGGCTGCCTATGTAGAATAG
- the LOC117409566 gene encoding perilipin-2-like isoform X2, with protein MDMVVVEPQQNVVARVANLPLVSSTYDMVSTVYCNTKENHPYIKSVCEVAEKSVKTITSVALTSAMPIIQKLEPQIAIANSFACRSLDKIEEKLPILHQPSEKIVAHAKDAVTGAKDAVTTTVTGAKETVSFTITGVVDKTKGAVQESVEMTKAVVSGSVNTVMGSRVVKMVSTGVDTALSKSESLVDMYLPLTEEELATEAKNIDGFEVAANKPSYYIRLGSVSTKLRKRAYHQALAKVRDAKQRSQEAISELHHTVDLIEYARQNMDSANQKFHNAQDKLQQSWLEWRKKTGCSDEVQNAEHIESRTLAITRGLTHQLQTTCLTLVSSIQGLPQNIQDQANSLASSATDVYQNFSSVSSFREVSDTVLASSKGQLAKMKDSLDGVMDYLVNNTPLNWLVGPFYPRLAAESQPPEQNGEEKKKSKREE; from the exons ATGGACATGGTGGTAGTTGAACCGCAACAG AATGTTGTAGCCAGGGTGGCCAACCTTCCTCTGGTGAGCTCAACCTATGACATGGTCTCCACTGTGTACTGCAACACCAAGGAGAACCACCCCTATATAAAGTCGGTGTGCGAGGTGGCAGAGAAAAGTGTGAAGACCATCACTTCAGTGGCCCTAACCAGCGCCATGCCCATCATCCAAAAGCTGGAGCCCCAAA TTGCAATTGCAAACTCGTTTGCCTGCAGAAGTCTGGATAAGATAGAAGAGAAATTGCCAATTCTTCACCAGCCCTCTGAAAAG ATTGTTGCTCATGCCAAAGATGCCGTGACTGGTGCAAAAGATGCAGTGACAACAACCGTGACTGGCGCCAAGGAGACGGTGTCTTTCACTATCACCGGGGTGGTAGATAAGACCAAAGGAGCCGTTCAAGAGAGTGTGGAGATGACCAAGGCGGTTGTGAGCGGCAGTGTGAATACTGTTATGGGCAGCCGTGTAGTGAAGATGGTGAGCACTGGAGTTGACACGGCGCTGAGCAAGTCTGAGTCCCTGGTGGATATGTATCTCCCCCTGACTGAGGAAGAACTGG CTACGGAGGCCAAAAATATAGATGGGTTTGAAGTTGCAGCCAATAAGCCAAGCTATTATATAAGGTTGGGATCGGTTTCAACCAAGCTACGCAAGCGGGCTTACCATCAGGCCCTTGCCAAAGTACGGGATGCAAAGCAGCGGAGTCAGGAGGCCATTTCGGAGCTTCACCACACTGTGGATTTG ATTGAATATGCAAGACAAAACATGGACAGTGCCAATCAGAAGTTTCACAATGCCCAGGATAAGCTGCAGCAGTCTTGGCTGGAATGGAGGAAAAAGACAGGATGCAGTGACGAGGTTCAAAATGCTGAG CACATTGAATCTCGCACTCTTGCCATAACCCGTGGACTCACACACCAGCTCCAGACGACTTGCCTTACCCTAGTCTCCAGCATCCAGGGCTTGCCTCAGAACATCCAGGACCAGGCTAACTCCCTCGCAAGCTCTGCAACCGATGTCTACCAGAACTTCAGCTCCGTCTCTTCATTCCGCGAGGTCTCTGACACAGTCCTCGCCAGCAGCAAAGGGCAACTTGCCAAAATGAAGGATTCTCTGGATGGTGTGATGGATTACCTGGTCAACAACACCCCTCTCAACTGGCTGGTAGGTCCCTTTTACCCAAGGCTGGCTGCTGAATCCCAGCCACCTGAGCAAAATGGGGAAGAGAAGAAAAAGTCCAAACGGGAGGAATAG